Proteins from a genomic interval of Rattus norvegicus strain BN/NHsdMcwi chromosome 2, GRCr8, whole genome shotgun sequence:
- the Rpl21l2 gene encoding large ribosomal subunit protein eL21-like, with protein MTNTKGKRRGTWYMFSRPFRKHGVVPLATYMRIYKKGDIVDIKGMGTVQKGMPHKCYHGKTGRVYNVTQHAVGIIVNKQVKGKIPAKRINVWFEHIKHSKSRDSFLKRVKENDQKKKEAKEKGTWVQLKRQPAPPREAHFVRTNGKEPELLEPSPYEFMA; from the coding sequence atgacgaacacaaaaggaaagaggaggggtacttggtatatgttctctagaccttttaggaaacatggagtcgttcctttggccacatacatgcgaatctacaagaagggtgatattgtagacatcaagggaatgggcactgttcaaaaaggaatgccccataAGTGTTACCATGGCAAAACTggaagagtctacaatgtcacccagcatgccgtgggcatcattgtaaacaagcaagttaaaggcaagattccggccaagaggatcaatgtgtggtttgagcacatcaagcactcgaagagcagagacagcttcctgaagcgggtgaaggagaacgatcagaagaaaaaggaagccaaagagaagggcacctgggttcagctgaagcgccagcctgcgccacccagagaagcccactttgtgaggactaacggaaaggagcctgagctgctggagcccagtCCATATGAATTCATGGCCTAA